Proteins encoded in a region of the Nocardia asteroides genome:
- a CDS encoding TetR/AcrR family transcriptional regulator, whose product MATPNLSHAAPAVPARERILTTAYTLFTRRGVRAVGTDEVIAASGVAKATLYRHFPSKDDLVLAVLQRREQLWTLGLVEKQSRLLGNTPEEQLLAIFDVFHDWFQRREDFDGCSFINVLLELGAGHPAGQASIGYLDNIRGIVRSRAEAAGLCDPDDFARSWHILMKGSIISAAEGDLEAARRAKRMARMLIEQHRPVEP is encoded by the coding sequence ATGGCGACTCCGAACCTTTCCCACGCCGCACCCGCGGTACCTGCCCGGGAGCGAATCCTGACGACGGCATACACGTTGTTCACCCGGCGTGGCGTCCGGGCGGTGGGCACCGACGAGGTGATCGCGGCGTCCGGTGTCGCCAAGGCCACACTGTATCGGCATTTTCCGTCCAAGGACGATCTCGTCCTCGCGGTGCTGCAGCGCCGCGAGCAGCTGTGGACACTCGGCCTGGTCGAGAAGCAGTCCCGTTTGCTCGGCAACACACCGGAAGAGCAACTGCTGGCGATCTTCGACGTCTTCCACGACTGGTTCCAGCGGCGCGAGGATTTCGACGGCTGCTCGTTCATCAACGTGCTGCTCGAACTCGGCGCGGGACATCCGGCCGGGCAGGCAAGCATCGGATATCTGGACAATATCCGGGGCATCGTACGCAGCCGTGCCGAGGCGGCGGGATTGTGCGACCCGGACGATTTCGCCCGCTCCTGGCACATCCTGATGAAGGGCTCGATCATCTCCGCCGCCGAGGGCGACCTCGAGGCCGCCCGGCGCGCGAAGCGCATGGCCCGCATGCTCATCGAGCAGCACCGACCGGTCGAGCCATGA
- a CDS encoding DUF2218 domain-containing protein → MQSNPKAGTHHGATGPRCPSRRRRISIAGRVVTAEAPSSSSQSVVRTDRPERYGKQLVAHLGRRSGGSWSADSASGWIDFEVGRATLTAREGELHLRIDAAAEDLPRLEDVLARHLVRFGERDHLSVTWQRDLSGPDSTDPRSGRLPDN, encoded by the coding sequence ATGCAGAGCAACCCAAAGGCTGGTACGCATCATGGTGCTACAGGTCCTCGGTGCCCATCTCGCCGGCGTCGAATCTCGATCGCGGGCCGCGTCGTGACCGCAGAGGCTCCTTCGTCCTCGTCCCAGTCGGTGGTGCGCACCGATCGACCCGAGCGATACGGCAAGCAGCTGGTCGCGCATCTCGGGCGACGCAGCGGCGGTTCATGGTCGGCGGACTCCGCCTCGGGCTGGATCGACTTCGAAGTCGGGCGAGCGACCCTCACCGCCCGTGAAGGCGAACTGCATCTGCGCATCGACGCGGCCGCCGAGGATCTGCCGCGGCTCGAGGATGTGCTCGCGAGACATCTCGTCCGGTTCGGCGAGCGCGACCATCTGAGTGTGACGTGGCAGCGAGACCTTTCCGGGCCGGATTCGACCGATCCGCGAAGTGGCCGCCTGCCGGACAACTGA
- a CDS encoding DUF3089 domain-containing protein, with protein MRDSWWRRTVAAAACGAGVLAGLPVSAAADPVADVGVVWLCRPDRADDPCRASSATTVRRAGQPDVRDEPAANDSGSDCFYVYPTASLEPTPNADTSVTPEIRAVAEQQAARFSQVCRIYAPVYRQRTLAALAAEKAYTFEQRADMARIAYEDVLRAWRQFVGERRDGRPVVLIGHSQGTRMLRQLIREEIDPRPEVRDRIVSAILLGGNVVVPKNRDVGGDFQHLPLCRAEQQTGCVLAWQTYDETPPPDSRFGRNPVTPEPLPRPYGDDYEVACTNPVSLDRNESRVAASVLRVNPVPSPLGVELALRDGTSAVVAPTPWLDPAERYRLQCLRNGDTNVLMATPEPGSPDLYAVPDATWGLHLADVEIALGDLVRIVATQGRAYHAAHR; from the coding sequence ATGCGGGACAGCTGGTGGCGGCGGACGGTTGCGGCGGCGGCTTGTGGCGCCGGCGTCCTGGCGGGGCTGCCGGTGAGCGCGGCGGCGGATCCGGTTGCGGACGTCGGCGTCGTGTGGTTGTGCCGACCGGATCGGGCCGATGATCCGTGCCGAGCGAGTTCGGCGACAACGGTACGCCGGGCCGGGCAGCCGGACGTGCGGGACGAACCGGCGGCGAACGATTCGGGCTCGGACTGCTTCTACGTCTATCCAACGGCATCGTTGGAACCGACCCCCAACGCCGATACCTCGGTGACTCCGGAGATCCGAGCCGTAGCCGAACAACAGGCGGCCCGCTTCTCCCAAGTCTGCCGGATATACGCGCCGGTGTACCGGCAGCGAACCCTGGCCGCGCTGGCGGCGGAGAAGGCGTATACCTTCGAGCAGCGCGCCGACATGGCGCGGATCGCCTACGAGGACGTGCTGCGGGCCTGGCGGCAGTTCGTCGGCGAGCGCCGAGACGGCAGACCGGTGGTGTTGATCGGACATTCGCAGGGCACACGCATGTTGCGTCAACTGATCAGGGAGGAAATCGACCCGCGGCCGGAGGTACGAGATCGGATCGTGTCCGCGATCCTGCTCGGCGGCAATGTGGTCGTACCGAAGAACCGCGACGTCGGCGGCGATTTCCAGCATCTGCCGCTGTGCCGCGCCGAGCAGCAGACAGGGTGTGTGCTCGCCTGGCAGACATACGACGAGACTCCCCCACCGGACAGCCGATTCGGTCGCAACCCCGTGACTCCTGAGCCACTCCCACGTCCGTATGGCGACGACTACGAAGTCGCCTGCACCAACCCCGTTTCTCTGGACCGCAACGAATCTCGCGTCGCCGCCAGTGTCCTGCGCGTGAATCCGGTGCCCAGCCCGCTCGGCGTCGAACTGGCATTGCGGGACGGAACGTCCGCTGTCGTCGCGCCGACCCCGTGGCTCGATCCCGCCGAACGCTACCGGCTCCAGTGCTTGCGCAACGGCGACACGAACGTGCTGATGGCGACTCCGGAGCCGGGAAGCCCCGACTTGTACGCCGTGCCGGACGCGACGTGGGGTCTGCACCTCGCCGATGTGGAGATCGCGTTGGGTGATCTGGTGCGCATCGTGGCCACCCAGGGCCGCGCCTACCATGCCGCCCACCGCTGA
- a CDS encoding DUF1684 domain-containing protein, translating to MTAQATATPTDAYAADRQDYLPCAYTDLATCPLPPAQHRLPVAIEAGEQIPYERR from the coding sequence ATGACAGCGCAGGCCACCGCAACCCCGACCGACGCCTACGCCGCCGACCGGCAGGACTACCTGCCCTGCGCCTACACCGACCTGGCGACCTGCCCGTTGCCACCGGCGCAGCATCGGCTTCCGGTCGCGATCGAGGCCGGTGAGCAGATCCCGTACGAGCGGCGCTGA
- a CDS encoding DMT family transporter encodes MTSGATLALVSAAAYGLSDFTGGLLARRAHFLVVAFFGQVGGLIVALVTAPLFAAAADWKSLAWGAISGAGTAVGMLLLFRGISRGAMSVVVPVSAVSGVTLPVLIGALWLGERPSLLAWAGIVAAIPALWLVSHGHGTAGRSTAATVDALLAGTGIALQYLALAQADAAAGTWPVVTGRLAAIATLLPLLHRTMPRRPRATALAIILSLVTGVLAALALVCYLLATREELVVIAVVLSSLYPSIPVLLGIAALGERLTRSQAFGLAAAAAALGLLTVG; translated from the coding sequence ATGACGTCGGGCGCCACGCTGGCGTTGGTTTCCGCGGCCGCGTACGGTCTGTCCGATTTCACCGGTGGCCTGCTGGCGCGACGCGCTCACTTCCTCGTCGTCGCGTTCTTCGGACAAGTCGGCGGCCTGATCGTCGCCCTGGTCACCGCGCCGTTGTTCGCCGCCGCGGCGGATTGGAAAAGTCTTGCGTGGGGTGCCATCTCGGGGGCCGGTACGGCGGTCGGCATGCTGTTGCTCTTCCGCGGGATCAGCCGAGGCGCCATGAGCGTGGTCGTCCCGGTCAGCGCGGTCAGCGGTGTGACGCTGCCGGTGTTGATCGGGGCGCTGTGGCTCGGCGAACGGCCATCGCTTCTGGCCTGGGCGGGGATCGTGGCGGCGATTCCAGCACTCTGGCTCGTCTCGCACGGCCACGGCACCGCGGGCAGATCGACAGCCGCGACCGTGGACGCACTGCTCGCAGGCACGGGCATCGCCCTCCAGTACCTCGCGCTGGCACAAGCCGACGCGGCGGCCGGAACCTGGCCCGTTGTCACCGGACGCCTGGCCGCGATCGCCACCCTCCTGCCGCTGCTGCATCGGACCATGCCCCGCCGCCCGCGTGCCACCGCGCTCGCCATCATCCTGTCACTCGTCACCGGGGTCCTGGCCGCCCTCGCTCTGGTCTGCTACCTGCTGGCGACCCGGGAAGAACTGGTCGTGATCGCCGTCGTGCTGTCGTCCCTCTACCCCTCGATCCCCGTTCTCCTCGGCATCGCGGCGCTCGGCGAACGCTTGACCCGGAGCCAGGCGTTCGGGCTCGCCGCGGCCGCCGCCGCCCTCGGTCTACTGACAGTCGGCTGA
- a CDS encoding pyridoxamine 5'-phosphate oxidase — MTDLAEFARLIAGDHGLCVVSTLRADETIQSSVVNAGVLAHPETGTDVVGIVVRGDARKLDNLRARARMTIVVRVGWQWAAVEGPVWIAGPDDPVSGIDAERLRLLLREVFTAAGGVHEDWEEYDRVMAAERRAVVLIVPDRVYGNS; from the coding sequence ATGACCGATCTGGCGGAATTCGCTCGGCTGATCGCGGGCGACCACGGACTCTGCGTCGTCTCGACCCTCCGGGCGGACGAAACGATTCAGTCGTCTGTGGTGAACGCGGGTGTCTTGGCGCACCCTGAGACCGGTACGGACGTGGTGGGGATCGTGGTGCGCGGCGATGCCCGCAAACTGGACAACCTACGTGCCCGGGCGCGTATGACGATCGTCGTCCGGGTCGGTTGGCAGTGGGCCGCCGTCGAGGGGCCGGTCTGGATCGCCGGGCCGGACGACCCGGTGTCCGGCATCGATGCCGAGCGGCTGCGGCTTCTGCTGCGTGAGGTGTTCACCGCGGCCGGTGGCGTCCACGAGGACTGGGAAGAGTACGACAGGGTGATGGCCGCCGAACGTCGTGCGGTGGTGCTGATCGTGCCGGATCGTGTCTACGGCAACAGCTGA
- a CDS encoding DUF4231 domain-containing protein → MSRMSDADMPAFWRSADAASLRGQQMTLRLNRIRLGGTVFAAVGGALTWKAGAVNVWGVVALLGFAAALAAEIVSSTVRPEQDWYSGRALAESAKTLAWRYAAGAAPFLPSMSAADARAAMRDRLAAIAAEFGNQIPIGAGDAVATSAMQTLRAAPFTERKAVYLRDRTEDQRRWYANKAEDAKQKMSRWRVALVFGEVLGLVLAGLRAFGIWEIDWSGVIAACIAAGTAWMGIKQYAARNSAYATAANELALQADKLADVSEAEWPQAVADAEEAISREHTMWLASRTANLL, encoded by the coding sequence ATGAGTCGGATGTCCGATGCGGACATGCCCGCGTTCTGGCGCAGTGCGGACGCGGCGTCGTTGCGGGGGCAGCAGATGACGCTGCGGCTCAACCGCATTCGGCTCGGCGGGACGGTGTTCGCCGCGGTCGGCGGAGCGCTGACCTGGAAGGCAGGCGCCGTCAATGTATGGGGTGTGGTGGCACTGCTCGGGTTCGCCGCCGCGCTGGCAGCGGAGATCGTGTCGAGCACTGTGCGGCCGGAGCAGGACTGGTATTCCGGGCGCGCGCTCGCGGAGTCCGCCAAGACCTTGGCATGGCGATATGCGGCGGGCGCTGCTCCGTTCCTGCCCTCGATGAGCGCGGCCGATGCCCGCGCCGCGATGCGGGACCGCCTTGCCGCCATCGCCGCGGAGTTCGGCAACCAGATTCCGATCGGAGCGGGCGATGCCGTCGCCACGTCCGCGATGCAGACATTGCGAGCCGCCCCGTTCACGGAGCGCAAGGCTGTCTACCTCCGGGACCGCACCGAAGACCAGCGTCGGTGGTACGCGAACAAAGCCGAGGACGCGAAGCAGAAGATGTCTCGGTGGCGTGTTGCACTGGTTTTCGGAGAAGTTCTGGGATTGGTGTTGGCCGGGTTGCGCGCGTTCGGCATCTGGGAGATCGACTGGTCAGGTGTTATCGCCGCCTGCATCGCCGCGGGTACCGCATGGATGGGCATCAAGCAGTACGCGGCACGGAACTCTGCCTACGCCACGGCAGCGAACGAACTGGCCTTGCAAGCCGACAAACTGGCCGATGTCTCGGAAGCCGAATGGCCGCAGGCCGTCGCGGACGCAGAAGAAGCCATCAGTCGCGAGCACACCATGTGGCTGGCATCCCGCACCGCCAACCTGCTGTGA
- a CDS encoding esterase family protein produces MPSSISAAPDGSRIAGAVQGSGRLVELTVHSAAMANTVAVQVLPAVDSSAPAPTLYLLNGIDGGADGNWLDRTDVVEFFRDKQVNVVVPFGGASSYFTDWRADDPVLGRQRWATFLTRELPPLVDAAFGGNGANAIAGISMAGTSVFQLALAAPGLYRAIGSYSGCVRTSDPQGQVIVSAVVGGRRGNVVNMWGPPTDPAWAANDPYLHADKLRGTAIYVSTGTGAPGPHDTLDGAGIEHHPGKLFDQLLIGGVLETFADHCTRQLRDRLGELNIPAIFELRDNGTHSWSYWQEDLHSSWPVFAAAIAEQS; encoded by the coding sequence ATGCCGTCATCGATCAGCGCCGCCCCGGATGGGTCGCGTATCGCGGGCGCGGTACAGGGATCGGGACGGCTGGTCGAGCTGACGGTCCACTCCGCCGCGATGGCGAACACCGTAGCCGTACAGGTCCTTCCGGCCGTCGACAGCTCGGCTCCCGCGCCCACCCTGTACCTGCTCAACGGCATCGACGGCGGGGCTGACGGCAACTGGCTCGACCGGACGGATGTGGTGGAGTTCTTCCGGGACAAGCAGGTGAATGTGGTTGTTCCGTTCGGGGGTGCGAGTTCGTATTTCACGGATTGGCGTGCGGATGATCCGGTGTTGGGACGGCAGCGTTGGGCGACGTTCCTGACGCGGGAGTTGCCTCCGCTGGTGGATGCGGCGTTCGGGGGGAACGGGGCGAACGCGATCGCGGGTATCTCGATGGCGGGTACGTCGGTGTTCCAGTTGGCGTTGGCCGCGCCGGGGTTGTATCGGGCTATCGGGTCGTATTCGGGGTGTGTGCGTACCAGTGATCCGCAGGGTCAGGTGATCGTGAGTGCGGTGGTGGGCGGGCGTCGCGGCAATGTGGTCAACATGTGGGGTCCGCCGACGGATCCCGCGTGGGCGGCCAACGACCCGTATCTGCACGCGGACAAGTTGCGGGGAACCGCGATCTACGTCTCGACCGGTACCGGAGCACCCGGACCACACGACACACTCGACGGCGCCGGTATCGAGCATCATCCCGGCAAGCTGTTCGACCAATTACTCATCGGCGGCGTACTGGAGACCTTCGCGGACCACTGCACCCGTCAGCTGCGTGACAGACTGGGTGAGCTGAACATTCCCGCCATATTCGAGCTGCGCGACAACGGCACCCATTCCTGGTCCTACTGGCAGGAAGACCTGCACAGCTCATGGCCGGTGTTCGCCGCCGCGATCGCCGAACAATCCTGA
- a CDS encoding anti-sigma factor antagonist (This anti-anti-sigma factor, or anti-sigma factor antagonist, belongs to a family that includes characterized members SpoIIAA, RsbV, RsfA, and RsfB.), whose protein sequence is MSTALHGQSGPLHPPTDEPEDARRRLNATIEHRGSAVVLHARGEIDAYTLPTWRRLLREAAAATAAPNPIVIDTTGLDFMACRSLLVLAEESERCRHQGMRLCVVGRSVLARIVTLIDLDAQLPIYSCVEDAVADSAPNGRSHGCRAAGQRGTVASVAKIGDPSGA, encoded by the coding sequence ATGAGCACAGCACTGCACGGTCAATCCGGCCCCCTGCACCCACCAACCGATGAGCCGGAGGATGCTCGCCGCAGACTGAACGCCACCATCGAACACCGCGGTAGCGCGGTCGTTCTCCATGCTCGTGGCGAAATCGACGCCTACACACTGCCGACGTGGCGCCGATTACTGCGCGAGGCCGCCGCGGCTACCGCGGCGCCGAATCCGATCGTGATCGATACCACCGGGCTCGATTTCATGGCATGCCGTTCCCTGCTGGTCTTGGCGGAGGAATCCGAGAGATGCCGACATCAGGGTATGCGACTGTGCGTGGTCGGCCGCTCGGTCCTGGCCCGCATCGTGACCCTCATCGACCTCGACGCTCAACTGCCCATCTACTCCTGCGTCGAGGACGCGGTGGCCGACTCGGCGCCGAACGGGCGTTCCCATGGATGCCGTGCCGCGGGGCAACGTGGCACGGTCGCGTCGGTAGCGAAGATAGGAGATCCATCCGGCGCGTAG
- a CDS encoding LLM class flavin-dependent oxidoreductase, protein MSDTTSRITTLSFLTPGNYLDDDPYSGLEDALQLFEYGESLGFDGAWVRQRHLEHGVGSAAVFLAAAGQRTNRIELGTAVIPIGYESPFRLAEDLSLADVLSRGRLQAGFSAGTPPHAELIGNLVFDGEWRNYDLSYGRITRLIDNLRGDYLGDTDTVIHSPGNIQRPRLQPHNPGLIDRLWYGGGSSRSVRWAGENGLNLLTGNIVFGDRSDDFTATQLSLIGDYRRLTNPVRPGRVAVGRVIVPFDSADRTTRERYRQYAASRYERTLAPQGERRVLFAPDVVGSAEEIIERLRADPVLTRTSELRLELPYEFYRADYEQILHDTVELIAPALGWRPATNRPRTERDAGEVAASA, encoded by the coding sequence ATGAGCGATACCACATCCCGGATCACGACGTTGTCGTTCCTGACTCCGGGCAATTATCTCGACGACGACCCCTACTCGGGGCTCGAGGACGCACTGCAGCTGTTCGAGTACGGTGAGAGCCTCGGTTTCGACGGTGCGTGGGTCCGGCAGCGCCATCTCGAGCACGGCGTCGGGTCGGCCGCGGTGTTCCTGGCCGCCGCCGGGCAGCGCACCAACCGGATCGAGTTGGGCACTGCCGTGATTCCCATCGGATACGAGAGCCCGTTCCGGCTGGCCGAGGATCTGTCGCTGGCCGACGTGCTCTCCCGGGGCCGGTTGCAAGCCGGTTTCAGTGCGGGCACGCCGCCGCATGCCGAGTTGATCGGAAACCTGGTGTTCGACGGGGAGTGGCGCAACTACGATCTGTCCTACGGACGGATCACCAGGCTGATCGACAACCTGCGCGGCGACTACCTCGGTGACACCGACACGGTGATCCACTCCCCGGGGAACATCCAGCGACCCCGCTTGCAGCCGCACAATCCCGGCTTGATCGACCGGCTGTGGTACGGCGGCGGCAGTAGCCGTTCGGTGCGCTGGGCAGGCGAGAACGGGCTCAACCTGCTGACCGGGAATATCGTCTTCGGCGACCGCAGCGACGATTTCACCGCCACCCAGCTGAGCTTGATCGGCGACTACCGCCGACTGACGAATCCGGTCCGGCCCGGCCGGGTTGCGGTGGGACGCGTGATCGTCCCGTTCGACAGCGCCGACCGCACGACCCGCGAGCGTTACCGGCAGTACGCGGCGAGCAGGTACGAGCGCACCCTGGCGCCACAGGGGGAGCGGCGGGTCCTGTTCGCGCCGGACGTGGTCGGAAGCGCCGAGGAGATCATCGAGCGGCTGCGGGCCGATCCGGTGCTCACGCGGACCTCGGAGTTGCGGCTGGAGCTGCCGTACGAGTTCTACCGGGCCGATTACGAGCAGATCTTGCACGACACCGTCGAGCTGATCGCCCCAGCTTTGGGCTGGCGGCCCGCGACGAATCGGCCCCGCACCGAGCGCGACGCCGGAGAGGTGGCCGCGTCGGCCTGA
- a CDS encoding TIR domain-containing protein — protein sequence MAEPGRYDVFMSYSHALDTELAPALQRALRGLGRRWYRPYALRVFRDRTGLGVNASLWHGIESALVKADNFVLLASPPAARSVWVRREVEWWRAHRSPETFLVALTGGEICWDEATGDFDWDRTDALPDCLSGWFSAEPNYADLRWARKEALSLQHSEFRSDVASLAAAVHKLSKDEIEGEDIRQRRITRRIIGGVVTVLSVLLVFALVATVLAVRAQQEALDQQRVAAARSLITAADAARNGSPPDIDTALRLGAAAYANLPNPETTASLVHTLAGSPLATVLPGRFGRATPLAFAPDNRLLALADGGRSLQLWNLDGERPSRWGDALASDHLIEFLAVSPNGTLLAAAGAGILRLWDITDRAKPSRIELPAMEIVPVGALRFSPDGRLLAVGFGSTLMLLDVSETPGPRVVSSIDTVGSIFTGVPARVTSVAFASRTPTVAVSYTNGLVGVWDVRDARAPQSLTGSWIASTRAVAQLALSPDASLIITSEQEAVSFFTLEAGTARLVAHDDSPAGPTATPTDLWNAGLSTFLPDGRSAVTIVGHTVVWWDVTAVDAPRETRRFTVEHTGGINHEALTANGRWLATSGDNGQVILWDVTDANRPQRLSAPLGGLGADASEMAFAQRRPVVAVAAGDTVGLWSLEAGRRVPGGQVRRPGNTITATAISPDGRILAVGGSDRTTTLWNIDDLTEPRPVGAALTDFTNIVRAIAFSPDGKLLAVTGHPAMMLWDITDPGNPKRLSPKPVGRPSTTTGLAFSPDGRTVAAARERDVVVLYDVADVTRSISELGGTSQTARHLMFSPDGRTLVTGGSNPGVLLWDVTDRARPSLSGQPLPGYPDSVHGVAFAPDGRTLAVTADTARLWDLSDRQRPRTLGAPMETGGSMRPVAFAPDGHTLGIGAADHTIAVWDLGGLEELRADPLRTACRRMSSVLDEATWSFYAPGLDYHDGCGH from the coding sequence ATGGCCGAGCCCGGTCGTTACGACGTCTTCATGTCCTACAGTCACGCGCTCGACACCGAACTGGCGCCGGCATTGCAGCGCGCTTTGCGTGGACTGGGTCGCCGGTGGTATCGGCCGTACGCGCTGCGGGTCTTCCGCGACAGGACCGGCCTGGGCGTGAACGCCAGCCTGTGGCACGGTATCGAAAGCGCTTTGGTGAAGGCGGACAACTTCGTCCTGCTCGCCTCTCCGCCTGCCGCCCGATCGGTGTGGGTACGCCGGGAGGTCGAGTGGTGGCGGGCGCACCGTTCCCCGGAGACATTCCTAGTGGCGCTCACCGGTGGGGAGATCTGCTGGGACGAGGCGACGGGCGATTTCGACTGGGACCGTACGGATGCGCTCCCGGACTGCCTGTCGGGTTGGTTCTCCGCGGAGCCGAACTACGCGGATCTGCGCTGGGCAAGGAAAGAAGCTCTCTCCCTGCAACACAGTGAGTTCCGCAGCGACGTCGCTTCCCTGGCCGCCGCCGTCCACAAACTCAGCAAGGACGAGATAGAAGGCGAGGACATCCGCCAGCGGCGGATCACCCGGCGAATCATCGGCGGTGTCGTCACCGTGCTGAGCGTGCTGCTGGTCTTCGCCCTGGTCGCGACGGTCCTCGCGGTACGGGCACAGCAAGAGGCGCTGGATCAGCAACGGGTCGCGGCAGCACGTTCCCTGATCACGGCGGCGGATGCGGCGAGGAACGGCAGTCCCCCCGACATCGACACGGCCTTGCGGCTGGGCGCGGCCGCCTACGCCAACCTGCCGAATCCGGAGACGACGGCAAGCCTGGTCCACACGCTCGCCGGGAGCCCTCTGGCCACCGTGCTGCCGGGCAGATTCGGACGAGCCACCCCGCTCGCCTTCGCGCCGGACAACCGGCTGCTGGCACTCGCCGACGGCGGCAGAAGTCTCCAGTTGTGGAACCTCGACGGCGAGCGGCCGTCCCGATGGGGCGACGCACTGGCTTCCGACCACCTGATCGAGTTCCTTGCCGTGTCCCCGAACGGGACGTTACTTGCGGCGGCGGGGGCCGGCATCCTGCGACTGTGGGACATCACCGATCGTGCGAAACCATCCCGAATCGAGTTGCCCGCGATGGAGATCGTTCCGGTCGGCGCGCTCCGCTTCTCGCCGGACGGCCGGTTGCTGGCCGTCGGCTTCGGCAGCACCCTGATGCTGTTGGACGTGAGCGAGACGCCGGGCCCCCGGGTAGTGAGCTCGATCGACACAGTGGGCTCGATCTTCACCGGTGTGCCCGCACGGGTTACATCCGTGGCGTTCGCGAGCAGGACGCCGACAGTGGCGGTGAGCTATACCAACGGTCTCGTCGGCGTCTGGGATGTTCGCGACGCCAGGGCGCCACAGAGTCTCACCGGATCGTGGATCGCGAGCACTCGGGCCGTAGCGCAACTCGCACTGTCCCCCGACGCCTCACTGATCATCACCTCCGAGCAGGAAGCGGTCTCCTTCTTCACCCTCGAAGCAGGTACCGCGCGGTTGGTCGCTCACGACGACTCGCCCGCCGGGCCGACCGCGACACCGACAGACCTCTGGAACGCCGGGCTGTCCACCTTTCTTCCGGATGGCCGCTCCGCCGTCACGATCGTCGGTCACACCGTGGTGTGGTGGGATGTCACTGCGGTGGACGCACCCAGGGAGACCCGTCGATTCACGGTCGAGCACACCGGCGGCATCAACCATGAGGCGCTGACAGCGAACGGCCGATGGCTGGCCACCAGCGGCGACAACGGCCAGGTGATCTTGTGGGACGTCACCGATGCGAACCGGCCGCAACGGCTCTCGGCGCCGCTCGGCGGACTGGGCGCGGACGCGTCGGAAATGGCGTTCGCTCAGCGGCGGCCCGTCGTCGCGGTCGCCGCCGGCGACACCGTCGGGCTGTGGAGTCTGGAGGCCGGCCGCCGGGTGCCCGGCGGGCAGGTACGGCGACCGGGGAACACGATCACCGCGACAGCGATCTCCCCGGATGGGCGAATCCTCGCCGTCGGCGGATCCGACCGGACCACGACGTTGTGGAACATCGACGACCTCACCGAGCCCCGACCGGTCGGGGCTGCTTTGACCGACTTCACCAATATCGTTCGCGCCATCGCCTTTTCTCCAGACGGCAAGTTACTCGCCGTCACCGGCCATCCGGCCATGATGCTGTGGGACATCACCGACCCCGGAAACCCGAAGCGACTGAGTCCGAAGCCCGTCGGGCGACCCAGCACGACGACGGGTCTGGCATTCTCACCGGACGGCCGCACCGTCGCGGCCGCGCGCGAGCGCGACGTCGTCGTCCTCTACGACGTCGCCGACGTGACTCGCTCGATCAGTGAGTTGGGTGGCACATCCCAGACCGCCAGGCACCTGATGTTCTCCCCGGATGGCCGCACCCTCGTGACCGGCGGCAGCAATCCGGGCGTGCTGCTGTGGGACGTCACCGACCGCGCCCGTCCGTCGTTGTCGGGGCAACCGCTGCCCGGCTATCCGGACTCCGTTCACGGGGTGGCGTTCGCGCCTGACGGCCGGACCCTCGCGGTGACCGCCGACACCGCCCGACTGTGGGACCTCAGCGATCGGCAGCGTCCGCGCACACTCGGCGCTCCGATGGAGACCGGCGGATCGATGAGGCCGGTCGCATTCGCACCGGACGGGCATACCTTGGGAATCGGTGCTGCCGACCACACCATCGCTGTCTGGGATCTCGGTGGGCTCGAGGAACTGCGCGCCGATCCGCTCCGGACCGCGTGCCGACGCATGTCGTCCGTACTCGACGAGGCCACCTGGTCGTTCTACGCTCCCGGCCTCGACTACCACGACGGCTGCGGACACTAG
- a CDS encoding MarR family transcriptional regulator translates to MHDDRTGNLLGAAALAVTDLMLEDVTEMSGAGPRAASALVVLATSAALSGTELGRRVGLSQSAAARMIDGLLQRGLVERRPGQGREVSIRLTRRGRTAAAGILAARRDRLTRALAVLDPSERAALSELLGKLLTGLYGEVGDADLLCRLCDRRCCTTDAICPVGQAERERTG, encoded by the coding sequence ATGCATGATGACCGCACCGGCAATCTGCTCGGAGCCGCGGCGCTGGCGGTGACCGATCTGATGCTCGAGGACGTGACCGAGATGTCAGGGGCCGGCCCAAGGGCTGCCTCGGCACTCGTGGTGCTGGCGACCTCCGCCGCGCTGAGCGGTACCGAGCTCGGCAGGCGGGTGGGTCTGAGTCAGTCCGCGGCGGCGCGGATGATCGACGGGCTCCTGCAACGTGGATTGGTCGAACGGCGGCCGGGTCAGGGCCGTGAGGTGTCCATCCGGTTGACGCGGCGAGGCCGCACCGCGGCTGCCGGCATTCTCGCCGCACGCAGGGATCGGTTGACCCGAGCCCTGGCCGTCCTGGACCCGTCCGAACGCGCCGCCCTGTCCGAGTTGCTCGGCAAGTTGCTGACCGGGCTGTACGGCGAGGTGGGCGACGCCGATCTGTTGTGCCGCCTGTGTGACCGTCGCTGTTGCACAACCGATGCCATCTGCCCGGTCGGACAAGCAGAGCGGGAGCGAACCGGATGA